One window of Botrimarina mediterranea genomic DNA carries:
- a CDS encoding PrkA family serine protein kinase, whose product MANGSEIIRLVSDRQDRDQFRRKNWVGTFEEYLDIVQAHPEVTRTAYQRLYDMILSYGVEKMRVGRESVTHYNFFDDPDGGGKDAVFGLGGTLVQLVNALKSAAKGYGIERRVLLLHGPVGSSKSTIARLLKKGLERYSTTDEGALYTLGWADEKEPDNPDLVHWCPMNEEPLHLIPQRFRADVEARLNEGRAGDDDHRVRIEGELDPFCRFIYQQRLKKYDGDWTRVTQDVRVKRVILSEKDRVGIGTFQPKDEKNQDATELTGDINYRKIAEFGSDSDPRAFNFDGEFNVANRGLIEFVEVLKLDVAFLYDLLGASQEHRIKPKKFAQTDIDEVILGHTNEPEYRRLQNNEFMEALRDRTVKIDVPYVTTLADEIKIYDKDYNNNTVRGKHIAPHTVEMAAMWAVLTRLEEPKHAGLSRLQKMKLYNGKTLPGFTEENINELREHSTTEGMVGISPRYVQDKLSNALVAHPDARSVNPFMVLNELEAGLKHHSLINDEEQKQEYRDLLGVVKEEYENIVKNEVQRAIAADEEALMRLCGNYIDNVKAYTQREKVKNAFTGSYEEPDERLMRSVEEKIDIPDSRKDDFRREIMNYIGALMIDGKRFDYKSNERLHKALELKLFEDQKDSIKLTSLVSNVVDADTQQKIDVVKARLIKNYGYDEESATDVLHYVASIFARGDAKRDS is encoded by the coding sequence ATGGCCAACGGAAGCGAAATTATTCGTCTGGTGTCGGATCGCCAGGACCGCGACCAGTTCCGTCGCAAGAACTGGGTCGGAACGTTCGAAGAGTACCTCGACATCGTCCAAGCCCACCCCGAGGTGACGCGCACGGCGTACCAGCGGCTGTACGACATGATCCTCTCGTACGGCGTCGAGAAGATGCGTGTCGGCCGTGAGTCGGTCACGCACTACAACTTCTTCGACGACCCCGACGGCGGCGGCAAGGACGCGGTCTTCGGCCTCGGCGGCACGCTCGTCCAACTCGTCAACGCATTGAAGAGCGCCGCGAAGGGCTACGGCATCGAACGCCGCGTGCTGTTGCTGCATGGGCCGGTCGGCAGTTCGAAGAGCACCATCGCGCGCTTGCTCAAGAAGGGCCTCGAACGCTACAGCACCACCGACGAGGGCGCGCTCTATACGCTGGGCTGGGCCGACGAGAAGGAGCCGGACAACCCGGACCTCGTGCACTGGTGCCCGATGAACGAAGAGCCGCTGCACCTCATCCCGCAGCGTTTCCGCGCGGATGTCGAAGCACGCCTCAATGAAGGCCGCGCGGGGGATGACGACCACCGCGTGCGTATCGAGGGCGAGCTCGATCCTTTCTGCCGGTTCATCTATCAGCAGCGCCTGAAGAAGTACGACGGCGACTGGACCCGCGTCACGCAGGATGTCCGCGTCAAGCGCGTCATCCTCAGCGAGAAGGACCGCGTCGGCATCGGCACCTTCCAGCCCAAAGACGAGAAGAATCAAGACGCCACCGAACTCACCGGCGACATCAACTACCGCAAGATCGCCGAATTCGGCTCGGACAGCGATCCGCGCGCGTTCAACTTCGACGGCGAATTCAACGTCGCCAACCGCGGCCTGATCGAATTCGTCGAGGTGCTCAAGCTCGACGTGGCCTTCCTCTACGACCTGTTGGGCGCGAGCCAGGAGCACCGCATCAAGCCGAAGAAGTTCGCCCAGACCGACATCGACGAGGTGATCCTCGGCCACACCAACGAGCCCGAGTACCGCCGTCTACAGAACAACGAGTTCATGGAGGCGCTGCGAGACCGGACCGTCAAGATCGACGTGCCGTACGTCACCACGCTCGCCGACGAGATCAAGATCTACGACAAGGACTACAACAACAACACCGTGCGCGGCAAACACATCGCACCGCACACGGTCGAGATGGCCGCCATGTGGGCAGTCCTCACACGCCTCGAAGAGCCGAAGCACGCGGGTCTGAGCCGCTTACAGAAGATGAAGCTCTACAACGGCAAGACTCTCCCCGGGTTCACCGAGGAGAACATCAACGAACTGCGCGAGCATTCCACCACCGAGGGGATGGTCGGCATCTCGCCGCGGTATGTGCAGGACAAGCTGTCCAACGCCCTGGTGGCCCATCCCGACGCGCGGAGCGTGAACCCCTTCATGGTGCTCAACGAACTCGAGGCGGGCCTCAAGCACCACTCCCTCATCAACGACGAGGAGCAGAAGCAGGAATACCGTGACCTCTTGGGCGTCGTCAAAGAGGAGTACGAGAACATCGTGAAGAACGAGGTCCAACGCGCGATCGCCGCCGACGAGGAGGCCCTGATGCGCCTCTGCGGCAATTACATCGACAACGTCAAGGCGTATACGCAGCGTGAGAAGGTCAAGAACGCCTTCACGGGCTCGTACGAAGAGCCCGACGAGCGGCTGATGCGGAGCGTCGAGGAGAAGATCGACATCCCCGACAGCCGCAAGGACGACTTCCGCCGCGAGATCATGAACTACATCGGCGCGCTGATGATCGACGGCAAGCGGTTTGACTACAAGTCAAACGAACGCCTGCACAAAGCGCTCGAGCTCAAGCTCTTCGAGGACCAGAAAGATTCGATCAAGCTGACGAGCCTCGTGTCGAATGTCGTCGACGCCGACACGCAGCAGAAAATCGACGTGGTGAAGGCCCGCCTGATCAAGAACTACGGCTACGACGAGGAGTCCGCTACCGACGTCCTGCATTACGTCGCCAGCATCTTCGCCCGTGGCGACGCAAAGCGAGACTCTTAG
- a CDS encoding NAD(P)/FAD-dependent oxidoreductase, whose translation MEELDAIIVGAGIAGLTCAEELCSRERKVLVLESEPTPGGRISTDELDGFLLDRGFQVFLTAYPEAQRKLDYGKLRLHNFEPGALVWRDGTFHRFSDPWRRPRHLLATAFSPVATFADKLRLAKLRRDTTRGDLARLYERTELPTIDLLRQRGFSPIVVEQFFRPFLGGVFLDHDLTTSSRLCEFVFRMFSSGDAALPAGGMRALPHQLADRLPAGVLRLGTRVKSAGKGRVELASGERLSAKRTVLATEEPIAARLTGEQSTGGSNRAACVYFAADRPPLEEPILLLNGGGRGPVNNVCVPSQVAPSYAPPGQSLISVTALQWTDAATLHGEVRDQLREWFGPVVDSWRHLRTYPIEYALPRQTPPALDPVAKGARLAEGVYRCGDYCDTASINGAMAAGRRAAEAVIEDATARSLGD comes from the coding sequence ATGGAAGAACTCGACGCAATCATCGTTGGCGCCGGCATCGCCGGGTTGACCTGCGCGGAAGAACTCTGTTCGCGCGAGCGAAAGGTGCTCGTCCTGGAGTCGGAGCCGACTCCGGGGGGAAGAATTTCGACCGACGAACTGGACGGTTTCCTGCTCGATCGGGGCTTCCAGGTCTTCTTGACCGCCTATCCCGAGGCCCAGCGCAAGCTGGACTACGGGAAGCTTCGACTCCACAACTTTGAGCCGGGCGCCCTGGTTTGGCGCGACGGGACCTTTCACCGTTTTTCTGATCCGTGGCGACGGCCACGCCACCTCTTGGCGACGGCCTTCTCACCGGTAGCAACCTTTGCCGACAAACTGCGGCTAGCGAAGCTGCGTCGCGATACGACTCGCGGAGACCTCGCGCGCCTCTACGAGCGAACCGAACTGCCTACGATCGACCTGCTCCGGCAGCGCGGGTTCTCGCCCATCGTGGTCGAACAGTTCTTCCGCCCGTTCTTGGGCGGCGTGTTCTTGGATCATGACCTGACCACGTCGAGTCGGTTGTGTGAGTTCGTGTTCCGGATGTTCTCTTCGGGCGACGCCGCCCTCCCCGCGGGCGGTATGCGGGCCCTCCCGCACCAGCTTGCCGACCGCCTCCCAGCCGGCGTGCTCCGGCTGGGGACGCGCGTCAAGTCTGCCGGCAAGGGAAGGGTCGAACTCGCATCAGGCGAACGGCTCAGTGCAAAGCGGACCGTGCTCGCGACCGAGGAGCCCATCGCCGCCCGCCTCACCGGCGAGCAATCGACGGGCGGATCGAATCGCGCGGCGTGCGTCTACTTCGCAGCGGATCGGCCTCCGCTGGAGGAACCGATCCTCCTGCTTAACGGCGGGGGTCGCGGCCCGGTGAACAACGTCTGCGTCCCCAGCCAGGTGGCGCCGTCTTACGCCCCCCCAGGGCAATCGCTCATTTCCGTCACGGCCCTTCAGTGGACCGACGCGGCTACGCTGCACGGCGAGGTGCGGGACCAACTTCGCGAGTGGTTCGGCCCGGTGGTTGACTCGTGGCGGCATCTGCGGACGTACCCGATTGAGTACGCCCTGCCGCGCCAGACGCCACCGGCGCTCGACCCCGTGGCCAAGGGCGCCCGCCTCGCCGAGGGCGTCTACCGCTGCGGCGATTACTGCGACACGGCATCCATCAACGGCGCGATGGCCGCCGGCCGCCGCGCCGCTGAAGCGGTGATCGAGGACGCGACCGCTCGGTCGCTTGGGGATTAG
- the ade gene encoding adenine deaminase, whose translation MPPLFSVRSNVVNLAARTVTPAEVRVVDGKIAAIQPLPDGEAVEGYLVPGFIDAHVHVESSMLVPTEFARAAVVHGTVGSVSDPHEIGNVLGVAGVEYMLAQGDQTPFKFCFGAPSCVPATTFETAGATVTVAEVEALLDDPRIGYLSEMMNFPGVLHGDPECLAKIKASLDRGKPVDGHAPGLRGEQAAKYVAAGMTTDHECFTIDEARDKLAAGCKISIRDGSAARNFDALAPLIAEHPGMVMLCSDDKHPDELEVGHINLLLRRAVAAGADAFHALRAACQTPVEHYSLPIGLMRVGDPADFVEIDSLTAFNVRRTWIDGVLVAENGKTMLPRIEPAVANNFVAREVRAEELALPAEGVSQLRVIEAIEGQLITNSLNTKPKVHAGHVVSDVANDVLKLVVVNRYADAAPAIAFIKNFGLQRGAIASSVAHDSHNVIAVGVDDTDISTAMSLVMENQGGLSAASHKDGVAEALPLPVAGLMATGTCQEVGAAYGKLDKLAKAWGSPLRAPYMTLSFMALLVIPSLKLSDKGLFDGDRFEFVSLTR comes from the coding sequence ATGCCCCCCTTGTTCTCTGTCCGCTCCAACGTCGTCAATCTCGCTGCCCGCACGGTGACGCCCGCCGAAGTCCGTGTCGTGGACGGGAAGATCGCTGCGATCCAGCCGCTGCCAGATGGCGAGGCGGTCGAGGGCTATCTCGTGCCCGGGTTCATCGACGCCCATGTCCACGTCGAGAGCTCGATGCTCGTGCCGACGGAGTTCGCCCGCGCTGCGGTCGTTCACGGGACGGTCGGCTCGGTGAGCGACCCGCACGAGATCGGTAACGTCTTGGGCGTCGCGGGCGTCGAGTACATGCTTGCGCAAGGTGACCAGACACCGTTCAAGTTCTGCTTCGGCGCCCCGTCGTGCGTACCCGCCACGACCTTCGAGACCGCCGGCGCGACGGTTACCGTCGCCGAGGTCGAGGCGCTGCTCGATGATCCGCGTATCGGCTACTTGAGCGAGATGATGAACTTCCCGGGGGTGCTGCACGGCGACCCCGAGTGCCTGGCGAAGATTAAGGCGTCGCTCGATCGTGGCAAGCCCGTCGATGGCCACGCGCCGGGGCTGCGTGGCGAGCAGGCAGCGAAGTACGTCGCCGCCGGCATGACGACCGACCACGAGTGCTTCACGATCGACGAGGCGCGCGACAAACTCGCCGCTGGGTGCAAGATCTCGATCCGCGATGGCTCCGCCGCCCGCAACTTCGACGCCCTTGCGCCGCTGATCGCCGAGCACCCCGGCATGGTGATGCTGTGTAGCGACGACAAGCATCCCGACGAACTCGAGGTCGGGCACATCAACTTGTTGCTCCGCCGCGCGGTCGCCGCCGGCGCCGACGCCTTCCACGCCCTCCGCGCCGCATGCCAGACGCCCGTCGAACACTACTCGTTGCCGATCGGCCTCATGCGCGTTGGCGATCCGGCGGACTTCGTCGAGATCGACTCCCTCACGGCGTTCAATGTCCGCCGCACCTGGATCGATGGCGTGCTCGTCGCCGAGAACGGCAAGACGATGCTGCCGCGCATCGAGCCGGCGGTCGCCAATAACTTCGTCGCCCGCGAAGTGCGTGCCGAGGAACTCGCCCTACCTGCGGAAGGCGTTTCGCAGCTACGCGTCATCGAGGCGATCGAGGGGCAACTCATCACCAACTCGCTCAATACAAAGCCAAAGGTACACGCCGGCCACGTCGTCTCCGACGTGGCGAACGATGTCCTGAAACTTGTGGTCGTCAACCGCTACGCCGACGCCGCGCCGGCGATCGCCTTCATCAAGAACTTCGGGCTCCAGCGCGGCGCGATCGCGTCGAGCGTCGCGCACGATTCGCACAACGTCATCGCCGTTGGCGTGGACGACACCGACATCTCCACCGCGATGAGCCTCGTAATGGAGAACCAAGGCGGCCTCTCCGCCGCAAGCCACAAAGACGGCGTCGCCGAGGCACTGCCGCTGCCGGTCGCTGGTCTGATGGCGACGGGCACGTGCCAAGAAGTCGGCGCCGCATACGGCAAGCTCGACAAGCTCGCCAAAGCATGGGGAAGCCCCCTCCGCGCACCCTACATGACCCTGTCGTTCATGGCCCTGCTGGTAATCCCCTCGCTCAAGTTAAGCGACAAGGGGCTGTTCGATGGGGATCGATTCGAGTTCGTCTCCTTAACGAGATAA
- a CDS encoding DUF6666 family protein, with the protein MRHLMHALVGLLAVSASTPALAQLQWQSTGVQQVSHAAPVKPQAKAPSVVRQTPAKPAKVQQAAAQAPVRQAIASIPNPQRAGSSAVRPRIDAAVRTACAHCGGVGGCDCGTPYYQEQGFPISEPGYSVVDPGCGFADPGCGVPDCGCGVDPGCGLTYGETCGCGDVGCGGTCGVGCSSTVGCADGCVPVMLCLPPIRELTISGGVQAFKNPLDGPNRDRGNFGFNQSINLGGSMGWLGVPAIGYQVGYRAAQSQVHGDSSSATSDGHTQQFFTGGLFHRKPVGLQYGVVYDLLQDERQGSMDFGQIRGLISITNPCGHEIGFQFASKTNENTVINAQEVATNYHATNQYLLFYRFHGCQGGELRVFGGFDDDSKGILGLDTAIPLTDRFSMVSGFTYVIPEEDAAGLGAQEEAWNLGMNLVWHYGKRAKQCFHGQYRPLFEVADNGSLIIDDRP; encoded by the coding sequence ATGCGTCATCTGATGCACGCCCTTGTTGGTCTTCTCGCCGTGTCGGCGTCGACCCCTGCGCTCGCCCAGTTGCAGTGGCAATCGACCGGCGTCCAGCAAGTGAGCCACGCCGCTCCCGTCAAGCCGCAGGCCAAGGCGCCGTCGGTCGTCCGCCAGACGCCCGCCAAGCCAGCGAAGGTCCAACAAGCGGCCGCCCAAGCGCCCGTCCGTCAGGCGATTGCGTCGATTCCCAATCCGCAACGAGCCGGCTCGTCCGCTGTTCGACCGCGCATTGACGCGGCGGTGCGGACCGCTTGCGCCCATTGCGGCGGCGTCGGCGGCTGTGATTGCGGCACGCCCTACTACCAGGAACAAGGCTTTCCGATCAGCGAGCCAGGGTACTCGGTTGTCGATCCCGGTTGCGGCTTCGCCGACCCGGGCTGTGGCGTCCCAGACTGCGGCTGCGGGGTCGATCCCGGTTGCGGTCTCACGTACGGCGAGACGTGCGGCTGCGGAGACGTTGGCTGCGGCGGCACTTGCGGCGTTGGTTGCAGCAGCACCGTGGGCTGCGCAGATGGCTGCGTGCCGGTGATGCTCTGTCTGCCCCCGATCCGCGAACTGACGATCTCCGGCGGCGTCCAGGCGTTCAAGAACCCGCTCGACGGCCCGAACCGTGACCGCGGCAACTTCGGCTTCAACCAGAGCATCAACCTAGGCGGATCGATGGGTTGGCTCGGCGTGCCAGCGATCGGTTACCAGGTCGGTTACAGGGCCGCTCAAAGCCAGGTACACGGCGACTCGTCCTCGGCCACATCCGACGGCCACACGCAGCAGTTCTTCACCGGCGGCTTATTCCACCGCAAGCCCGTCGGCCTGCAATACGGCGTCGTCTACGACCTCTTGCAGGACGAGCGTCAGGGATCGATGGACTTCGGCCAGATCCGCGGCCTGATCAGCATCACCAACCCGTGTGGTCATGAGATCGGCTTCCAGTTCGCGTCCAAGACGAATGAGAACACGGTAATCAACGCTCAGGAAGTCGCGACTAACTACCACGCCACTAATCAGTATTTGCTGTTCTACCGCTTCCACGGCTGCCAGGGCGGGGAGCTGCGGGTGTTCGGTGGGTTCGACGATGACAGCAAGGGAATTCTGGGGCTCGATACGGCGATTCCGCTGACCGACCGTTTCTCGATGGTCTCCGGATTCACCTACGTCATCCCCGAGGAAGACGCCGCCGGCCTCGGCGCCCAAGAAGAAGCCTGGAACCTCGGTATGAACTTGGTTTGGCACTACGGTAAGCGGGCCAAGCAGTGCTTCCACGGCCAGTACCGCCCGCTGTTCGAAGTGGCCGATAACGGGTCGCTGATCATCGACGACCGCCCGTAG
- the hemB gene encoding porphobilinogen synthase, with protein MQYGSFPTTRLRRLRRHDWSRRLVSESRLSAADLIWPIFVCEGSKRREPIGSMPGVQRLSIDLLEAAVAEAVELGIPAIALFPATPNDLKTPGAEEAWNSDNLVCRAIREVKHRLGEAVGVLADVALDPYSSHGQDGLVVDGYVANDETLDALCKQAIVQAEAGCDVIAPSDMMDGRVGRIRTALDAEGFTQVAIMAYAAKYASAYYGPFRDAVGSAGSLGKGDKKSYQMDPANGDEALREVALDLAEGADMVMVKPGQPYLDIVCRVKQAFGAPTFAYQVSGEYAQIAAAAERGWLDRDAVMLESLMAFKRAGADGVLTYFAVEAARKLRDAGLS; from the coding sequence ATGCAATACGGATCCTTCCCCACGACACGCCTGCGCCGGCTGCGGCGGCATGATTGGTCGCGGCGGCTTGTGAGTGAGTCGCGGTTGTCGGCGGCGGACCTGATTTGGCCGATCTTCGTTTGCGAGGGCTCGAAGCGGCGCGAGCCGATCGGGTCGATGCCTGGCGTCCAGCGATTGAGCATCGACCTGCTCGAGGCAGCGGTCGCCGAAGCCGTGGAGCTGGGCATTCCGGCGATCGCTCTCTTCCCGGCAACGCCTAACGACCTCAAGACGCCCGGCGCCGAAGAGGCGTGGAACTCCGATAACCTCGTCTGCCGCGCGATCCGCGAAGTCAAGCACCGGCTCGGTGAAGCGGTAGGCGTCCTCGCCGATGTCGCGCTCGACCCGTATAGCTCGCACGGGCAGGACGGCTTGGTGGTGGACGGCTATGTCGCTAACGACGAAACGCTCGACGCGCTCTGCAAGCAAGCGATCGTCCAGGCCGAGGCGGGCTGCGACGTCATCGCCCCGAGCGACATGATGGACGGCCGCGTCGGCCGCATCCGTACGGCCCTCGACGCCGAGGGCTTCACACAAGTCGCGATCATGGCGTATGCCGCCAAGTACGCGTCGGCGTACTACGGCCCGTTCCGCGACGCGGTCGGCTCGGCCGGCTCGCTCGGCAAGGGGGACAAGAAGTCCTACCAGATGGACCCCGCCAACGGCGACGAGGCCCTCCGTGAAGTCGCGCTCGACCTCGCCGAGGGCGCCGACATGGTGATGGTCAAACCGGGCCAGCCTTACCTCGACATCGTCTGCCGGGTGAAGCAAGCCTTCGGCGCGCCGACGTTCGCGTACCAGGTCTCGGGCGAGTACGCCCAGATCGCCGCGGCCGCCGAGCGCGGCTGGCTCGACCGCGACGCGGTGATGCTCGAAAGCCTGATGGCGTTCAAACGCGCCGGCGCCGACGGCGTGTTGACGTACTTCGCGGTGGAAGCGGCGCGGAAGCTGCGCGACGCCGGTCTTTCGTGA
- a CDS encoding DUF444 family protein — protein sequence MSLPIDRDVRRFRQIVKGKVRENLKKYVAHGEMLGRKGKGVVSIPVPSLNTPRFRFGDNGNGGVGQGRGEKGDAVGKGKGQSGEGGAGGDAGAEHYTEVDVTLEELAALMGEELELPHIEPRGKATIEAQKSKYNSVRSTGPESLRHNKRTYLKALQREISTGGYSPDRPAIIPVKSDKRYRSWTTVDEPLVNAAAVYIMDVSGSMTDEQKSLVRNAAFWIDTWLKSQYTGLERRYIIHDAVAKEVDEHAFYHTRESGGTRVSSAYRVCAELIAQQLPPAEWNLYVFQFSDGDNWGEDNNQAFELLGERILPHVNQFAYGQVESPYGSGELLGQIEAKFGSQHENLVCCEIEDREAIYAAIKTFLGKGR from the coding sequence ATGTCGCTACCGATTGACAGAGACGTACGACGCTTCAGGCAGATTGTGAAGGGGAAGGTGCGCGAGAACTTGAAGAAGTACGTCGCCCACGGCGAGATGCTCGGGCGCAAGGGGAAGGGTGTCGTTTCGATCCCGGTTCCTTCGCTGAACACACCGCGGTTTCGGTTTGGCGATAACGGTAACGGCGGCGTCGGGCAGGGGCGGGGCGAGAAGGGGGACGCGGTCGGCAAGGGGAAGGGCCAGTCGGGTGAAGGGGGCGCCGGCGGCGACGCTGGCGCCGAGCACTACACCGAAGTCGATGTCACGCTGGAAGAGCTGGCGGCGCTGATGGGCGAGGAGCTCGAGCTGCCGCACATCGAGCCGCGCGGCAAGGCGACGATCGAGGCGCAGAAGTCGAAGTACAACTCGGTCCGTTCGACCGGCCCCGAGTCGCTACGGCACAACAAACGGACTTATCTCAAGGCCCTGCAGCGCGAGATCTCGACCGGCGGCTACTCGCCCGATCGGCCGGCGATCATCCCCGTCAAGAGCGACAAGCGTTACCGCTCGTGGACGACCGTCGATGAGCCATTGGTGAACGCCGCGGCCGTCTACATCATGGACGTTTCCGGCTCGATGACCGACGAACAAAAATCGCTGGTCCGCAACGCCGCGTTCTGGATCGACACGTGGCTCAAGTCGCAGTACACGGGCCTCGAACGCCGCTACATCATCCACGACGCGGTCGCCAAGGAGGTCGATGAGCACGCCTTCTACCACACCCGCGAGAGCGGCGGCACCCGCGTCAGCAGCGCCTACCGCGTCTGCGCCGAGCTGATCGCCCAGCAACTGCCGCCGGCCGAGTGGAACCTTTACGTCTTCCAGTTCTCCGACGGCGATAACTGGGGTGAAGACAACAACCAAGCCTTCGAATTGCTCGGCGAGCGCATCCTGCCGCACGTCAACCAGTTCGCCTACGGCCAAGTCGAAAGCCCCTACGGCAGCGGCGAACTGCTCGGCCAGATCGAAGCCAAGTTCGGCTCACAACACGAGAACCTGGTGTGCTGCGAGATCGAAGACCGCGAAGCGATCTACGCAGCGATCAAGACGTTCTTGGGGAAGGGACGATGA
- a CDS encoding peptide chain release factor family protein — MPIDELLAECEERRQRRSGPGGQHRNKVETAVILTHKPTGVLAEANERRSQQQNREVAIQRLRVRLAVEHRDPPADAASQLWQSRTRGGKLAINPEHADYPALLAEALDHIAAADWDEAAAATKLGVTRTQLIKLLRLEPAAFAILNRQRADRDRAPLK, encoded by the coding sequence CTGCCGATCGACGAACTTCTCGCCGAGTGCGAAGAGCGGCGACAACGGCGCTCGGGGCCCGGCGGGCAGCACCGTAACAAGGTCGAGACCGCGGTCATCCTTACCCACAAGCCGACGGGCGTCCTTGCTGAGGCCAACGAACGCCGCAGCCAACAGCAGAACCGCGAGGTCGCCATTCAGCGTTTACGCGTACGCTTAGCAGTCGAGCACCGCGACCCGCCCGCCGACGCGGCTTCGCAACTCTGGCAGAGCCGTACCCGCGGCGGGAAGCTAGCGATCAACCCCGAACACGCCGATTACCCCGCGCTGCTCGCCGAAGCGCTCGACCACATCGCGGCGGCCGATTGGGACGAAGCCGCCGCCGCCACCAAGCTCGGCGTCACCCGCACCCAACTCATCAAACTACTCCGCCTCGAGCCGGCGGCCTTTGCCATACTCAACCGGCAGCGCGCCGACCGCGATCGCGCGCCGCTCAAATAA
- a CDS encoding cytochrome P450, protein MSVVLERTLGEAARPTRLARQVVSDKTPPEKLPHPPGPKNINQWIGLTWRHAAEFWLSPLRYITKLGHRYGDLCSFMLFTQRAYVVNSPELIHEYLVRRRDDYIRAPWEMRVLRQLVGNGILTSEGDLWTRQRRIIQQAFRGALLPRYSEVTLTTTQVRVGAWESAGEVDLVNEMAALMMDISIRTTTGINPEVIGGPSPEQLSDAIIEGADQMSREMGIPITPPKWLPLPSSRRKRRAIEAIDAYVHRAIEIRRADPDTYHDLLAVLLRAVDEEGDGKGMSDRQARDETATILIASAHSMSSTLGWFWKLVLGRPELYDRLTEEVDRVLGDREPTFADVPKLECLTQTLKETMRLFPPAYVLFARMPIRDTQLGGYRVCRGGWMITMPWVTHRDPRFFPEPMKFDPDRFSPEREGDIPKGAYFPFGHGPRVCIGQQLAMVQLPLITATLLQRFRFEPQPGFDDMTTHRELAVRPATPCPVKVTRRDPLPPRKPR, encoded by the coding sequence ATGTCTGTTGTTCTAGAGAGAACGCTTGGCGAAGCTGCGCGCCCGACCCGTCTGGCGCGCCAGGTCGTCTCGGACAAGACGCCGCCCGAGAAACTGCCCCATCCGCCCGGCCCGAAGAATATCAATCAATGGATTGGCCTCACTTGGCGGCACGCGGCCGAGTTCTGGCTGTCGCCCTTGCGGTACATCACGAAGCTTGGCCATCGCTACGGCGACCTGTGCAGCTTCATGCTGTTCACCCAGCGGGCCTACGTCGTCAATAGCCCCGAGCTGATCCACGAGTACCTCGTCCGGCGGCGTGACGACTACATCCGCGCGCCCTGGGAGATGCGGGTGCTCCGCCAACTGGTGGGCAACGGCATCCTCACCAGCGAAGGCGACCTCTGGACCCGGCAGCGCCGGATCATCCAGCAGGCGTTCCGCGGCGCGCTGTTGCCCCGTTACTCCGAAGTCACGCTGACCACGACGCAAGTACGGGTCGGCGCGTGGGAGTCGGCGGGGGAAGTTGATCTCGTCAACGAGATGGCGGCGCTGATGATGGACATCTCCATCCGCACGACCACCGGCATCAACCCCGAAGTCATTGGTGGCCCGTCGCCCGAACAACTGTCCGACGCGATCATCGAGGGCGCCGATCAGATGAGCCGCGAGATGGGCATTCCCATCACGCCGCCGAAATGGTTGCCGCTCCCCAGCAGCCGCCGCAAACGCCGAGCGATCGAGGCGATCGACGCCTACGTCCACCGCGCGATCGAGATCCGCCGCGCCGACCCCGACACCTACCACGACCTGCTGGCGGTTCTGCTCCGGGCGGTCGATGAAGAGGGCGACGGCAAGGGGATGAGCGATCGGCAGGCCCGCGACGAAACCGCCACTATTCTGATCGCCAGCGCACACTCGATGAGTTCGACGCTCGGCTGGTTTTGGAAACTGGTCCTCGGCCGGCCCGAACTCTACGACCGGCTCACCGAAGAGGTCGATCGGGTGCTTGGCGACCGCGAGCCGACCTTTGCCGACGTGCCGAAGCTCGAGTGCCTCACGCAGACACTCAAAGAGACGATGCGGCTCTTCCCGCCGGCGTATGTGCTCTTCGCACGGATGCCGATCCGCGACACACAGCTCGGCGGCTACCGGGTCTGCCGCGGCGGCTGGATGATCACGATGCCCTGGGTCACGCACCGCGACCCGCGATTCTTCCCCGAGCCGATGAAGTTCGATCCTGACCGGTTCTCGCCCGAGCGAGAGGGCGACATCCCCAAGGGCGCTTACTTCCCGTTCGGCCACGGCCCACGGGTCTGTATCGGCCAGCAACTGGCGATGGTGCAACTCCCGCTGATCACCGCAACCCTGCTCCAGCGCTTCCGCTTCGAGCCCCAACCGGGCTTCGACGACATGACGACGCACCGCGAACTAGCGGTCCGGCCGGCTACGCCGTGCCCAGTCAAAGTCACCCGCCGCGACCCGCTGCCGCCGCGTAAGCCTCGTTAG